A region of Antedon mediterranea chromosome 8, ecAntMedi1.1, whole genome shotgun sequence DNA encodes the following proteins:
- the LOC140057763 gene encoding 1,25-dihydroxyvitamin D(3) 24-hydroxylase, mitochondrial-like produces MQFSPWIEYRKEHKKPLGILLEDGEKWQKSRSAMSRRLLRPQEISLFLNSMHGVSTDIVKRLKTLRQKEGQNKDKVPYLEEELFSWAFESACTVFFDKRLGILDKKSHKIHEEIDEFLYAFKKVLATSADLMLMPYSIQRMLKTKSYTLHKQSWDLLFKVSRDLIDMKLNELADKVDKSDKEKVDDGSFLAYLVAQDKLSDEEIYGNMTELLAAAVDTTSNSTLWILYCLAKNPQCQERLYEEVKRVFPEGITPTKDHYNQMSYLKAVMQETQRLFPIVPGVSRIIQEDKEINGFNIPAGKTVVLDTYSVTRNPEYFEDPLSFKPERWLDRVKGERLNKFLMLPFGVGIRSCIGRRLAEQEMHTLLPMIIKNFRLEIDKEVKSVSKIFLVPDQPLDLRLVDRNAII; encoded by the exons ATGCAATTTAGTCCTTGGATTGAATATAGAAAAGAACACAAGAAACCACTTGGTATATTGCTGGA GGAtggtgaaaaatggcaaaaaagtCGATCTGCTATGAGTAGACGGTTACTACGACCACAGGAAATATCTCTCTTTTTAAATTCTATGCATGGTGTATCGACGGATATAGTAAAGAGGCTAAAAACTTTACGCCAGAAAGAAGGTCAAAATAAAGACAAGGTTCCATACCTCGAAGAAGAGTTGTTTAGTTGGGCATTTGAAT cTGCTTGTACAGTTTTCTTCGACAAACGCCTTGGTATTTTGGACAAGAAATCACACAAGATTCATGAAGAAATCGACGAGTTCTTATATGCTTTTAAAAAGGTATTGGCGACATCTGCGGATCTTATGTTGATGCCTTATTCTATCCAAAGGATGTTGAAAACTAAATCGTATACACTACACAAACAATCATGGGATTTGCTCTTTAAAGTGT CCCGTGACCTAATCGATATGAAACTAAACGAGTTGGCAGACAAAGTTGATAAAAGTGATAAAGAAAAAGTTGACGATGGAAGTTTCCTGGCGTACCTTGTTGCACAGGATAAACTGAGTGATGAAGAAATATATGGGAATATGACAGAACTGCTAGCGGCAGCAGTAGACACG ACTTCCAACTCTACGCTATGGATACTTTACTGCCTTGCAAAGAATCCACAATGTCAGGAACGTTTATACGAAGAAGTAAAACGAGTTTTCCCAGAAGGCATCACGCCAACAAAAGATCACTACAACCAGATGAGCTATCTGAAAGCTGTCATGCAGGAAACACAGAG ATTATTTCCAATTGTACCAGGAGTATCAAGAATTATTCAGGAAGATAAGGAAATTAATGGATTCAATATACCAGCTGGG AAAACAGTTGTTCTCGATACGTACTCAGTAACCCGTAATCCAGAATACTTTGAAGATCCGTTGAGCTTCAAACCTGAACGATGGCTTGATCGAGTGAAAGGCGAACGATTAAACAAGTTCTTGATGTTGCCATTTGGTGTTGGTATTCGAAGTTGTATTG GTCGGCGACTTGCTGAACAGGAGATGCACACATTGTTACCAATG
- the LOC140057663 gene encoding adenosine receptor A2a-like: MATVDLSIQSDISLGLCVFVICLTVPMILITSFGNLVILITIYRKHRLSNTASNIFISSLALFDFLTGFIGLPVAIVGFLIRRQFLYRINCGIWYFAPCIVFVQVSVLNLVLITFDRFLAIKFPFRYCTWMSPEVAFRICVFLNVFGTIIGSLSFIVTGVASIFVPPPNITYEYDCGQSPMYEYYGAPTYVYVINPLAGLTIPTMFIVYVYVFLIASNQAKVAATRTGTKVITREMKVTKTTATILVVYTLCIAPTALKAFVQSYIDNGYTWLVWYPWFSDYMSVANSMVNPFIYAGRSKLMRQEFKETMHFITHKVFFKIHGNRTKVKTISVKPTSIIT; encoded by the coding sequence ATGGCCACTGTTGATCTATCAATACAAAGCGATATATCACTTGGATTGTGTGTCTTTGTCATCTGCTTAACTGTACCTATGATTCTTATTACGTCATTTGGAAACTTAGTGATCCTTATTACCATTTACCGAAAACATAGATTATCAAACACTGCGAGTAACATTTTTATATCATCTTTAGCACTTTTTGACTTTCTAACTGGTTTTATTGGACTGCCAGTGGCTATTGTTGGATTCTTAATTCGGAGACAGTTTCTTTACCGGATCAATTGCGGTATTTGGTATTTTGCGCCATGTATTGTATTCGTTCAAGTATCTGTACTCAATTTAGTTCTAATTACATTTGATCGCTTTTTAGCAATAAAATTTCCGTTTAGATACTGTACTTGGATGTCTCCTGAAGTGGCATTTAGAATTTGTGTATTTCTAAATGTGTTCGGTACGATTATTGGAAGTTTATCTTTCATTGTGACGGGTGTAGCTAGTATATTTGTGCCGCCGCCAAATATAACATACGAATACGACTGTGGACAATCACCCATGTATGAATATTACGGGGCACCAACTTACGTTTATGTGATTAACCCATTAGCTGGATTAACAATACCAACAATGTTCATAGTTTatgtgtatgtatttttaatagcATCGAACCAAGCTAAGGTAGCAGCCACGCGTACCGGAACCAAGGTGATCACCCGGGAGATGAAAGTCACCAAGACAACCGCTACAATTCTTGTGGTGTACACGCTTTGTATAGCACCAACGGCACTTAAAGCGTTTGTACAGAGTTACATCGACAACGGGTACACTTGGCTTGTTTGGTACCCCTGGTTTTCAGATTATATGAGTGTTGCGAATTCTATGGTGAATCCCTTTATCTATGCCGGTAGAAGTAAGTTGATGCGACAAGAATTTAAAGAAACGATGCATTTTATTACCCACAAGgtattctttaaaatacatgGAAACAGAACcaaagtaaaaacaatatcTGTAAAACCGACGTCAATAATTACATAA